A window from Exiguobacterium marinum DSM 16307 encodes these proteins:
- a CDS encoding DUF4430 domain-containing protein: MIKPYISISLLTTALLVGCGGEEAQREACDVSPTISVYNAATEETIYQEKSVCLEEDATVLDALKATGLDLEVTGSGDMSYVTAIEGIEEKSEGQSSGWVFAFNGAPGDEGAGAKEVESTDVIQWRFEEDAIAFFE, encoded by the coding sequence ATGATAAAACCATATATAAGCATTTCTCTATTAACGACTGCACTCCTTGTCGGATGTGGCGGTGAAGAAGCGCAACGTGAGGCATGTGATGTAAGTCCGACCATCTCAGTATACAATGCAGCGACCGAAGAGACGATCTATCAGGAAAAAAGCGTCTGCCTTGAAGAGGACGCGACCGTGCTCGATGCGTTGAAGGCGACTGGGCTTGACCTCGAAGTGACAGGAAGCGGTGACATGTCATACGTGACGGCAATCGAGGGAATCGAAGAAAAATCAGAAGGACAATCGTCAGGATGGGTATTTGCTTTTAACGGTGCTCCGGGAGATGAAGGTGCCGGTGCGAAAGAAGTAGAATCGACCGATGTCATTCAGTGGCGGTTCGAAGAAGATGCGATTGCTTTCTTCGAATGA